The following are encoded in a window of Cucurbita pepo subsp. pepo cultivar mu-cu-16 chromosome LG12, ASM280686v2, whole genome shotgun sequence genomic DNA:
- the LOC111807473 gene encoding blue-light photoreceptor PHR2-like isoform X2 — protein sequence MDRSSNVIENSEPNSSEDRTPAVPVHSTQLAVASLALSQSTASFLDQTKFSGLFSRRPKRDEVPTQAFSLSRLPISCSSLCPPKISLKSTISANPLQIPFSLGPRRPSQPSNGAGFRRATIVWFRNDLRLHDNECLNSANNDSMSVLPVYCFDPRNYGKSSSATFVIESVSDLRKNLQARGSNLVVRIGKPETVLVELAKEIGADAVYAHYEVSEDEMETEERVECAMKEENVEVKYFWGSTLYHIDDIPFKIEDMPSSHDEFKEKIQGLSVRKTIEGLDKMKGLPSRGNVEPGDIPSLSDLNLNQPVAMSKEGWLAPNTPQVGGETEALHRLKTYAAECRAQRPNTTNNGAQSSIYGATFSNKISPWLTTGCISPRSVFDELNKTVSRKNDGGYDTGTNWVMFELLWRDFFRFITKKCNSTKKQQPNPSPATASTAALA from the exons ATGGATCGCAGCTCCAACGTGATCGAAAATTCCGAACCCAACTCATCGGAGGATCGAACGCCGGCCGTTCCAGTTCACTCGACGCAACTCGCCGTCGCTTCTCTCGCTCTGTCTCAGTCAACGGCCAGTTTTCTCGACCAAACCAAATTTTCTGGGTTGTTTTCTCGGCGGCCTAAGAGGGATGAAGTTCCCACTCAAGCTTTTTCGCTTTCTCGCTTACCCATTTCCTGTTCTTCTCTCTGCCCcccaaaa atctctctcaaaTCCACCATTTCTGCGAATCCACTTCAAATCCCTTTTTCTTTAGGCCCTCGCCGCCCCTCACAGCCCTCCAATGGCGCCGGATTTCGTCGAGCTACCATCGTTTGGTTCCGTAACGATCTACGGCTCCACGATAACGAATGCCTAAACTCCGCTAATAACGATTCCATGTCCGTCTTGCCTGTTTACTGTTTCGATCCGAGAAATTACGGTAAATCGTCGTCAGCCACGTTTGTGATTGAATCTGTCTCGGATTTGCGGAAGAATCTCCAGGCGAGAGGCTCTAATCTTGTTGTTCGAATTGGGAAACCTGAAACTGTTCTTGTTGAATTGGCTAAGGAAATTGGGGCTGATGCAGTGTATGCTCATTACGAGGTTTCGGAGGACGAAATGGAGACAGAGGAGAGGGTTGAGTGTGCGATGAAGGAAGAGAATGTTGAGGTGAAGTACTTTTGGGGAAGCACTTTGTATCATATTGATGATATTCCGTTTAAAATAGAGGATATGCCGTCGAGCCATGATgaatttaaagagaaaattcaaggattAAGTGTGAGGAAGACGATTGAAGGTTTGGATAAGATGAAGGGCTTGCCTTCTCGTGGTAATGTTGAGCCAGGGGACATTCCTTCTTTGtctgatttgaatctcaatcaaCCTGTGGCTATGTCTAag GAAGGATGGCTAGCTCCTAATACTCCTCAAGTGGGAGGGGAGACTGAAGCACTTCATAGGCTTAAAACATATGCAGCTGAGTGCCGAGCCCAACGACCGAACACGACGAACAACGGTGCTCAAAGTAGCATATATGGTGCTAccttttcaaacaaaatctcTCCATGGCTAACCACGGGTTGCATTTCACCTCGCTCGGTGTTCGACGAGTTAAACAAAACTGTTTCCAG GAAGAATGATGGTGGCTATGACACTGGAACAAACTGGGTGATGTTTGAGTTGTTATGGAGGGACTTCTTCAG ATTCATTACCAAGAAATGCAATTCAACAAAGAAACAACAGCCTAATCCTTCTCCAGCCACGGCTTCCACGGCCGCCCTTGCCTAG
- the LOC111807473 gene encoding blue-light photoreceptor PHR2-like isoform X1, with protein sequence MDRSSNVIENSEPNSSEDRTPAVPVHSTQLAVASLALSQSTASFLDQTKFSGLFSRRPKRDEVPTQAFSLSRLPISCSSLCPPKISLKSTISANPLQIPFSLGPRRPSQPSNGAGFRRATIVWFRNDLRLHDNECLNSANNDSMSVLPVYCFDPRNYGKSSSATFVIESVSDLRKNLQARGSNLVVRIGKPETVLVELAKEIGADAVYAHYEVSEDEMETEERVECAMKEENVEVKYFWGSTLYHIDDIPFKIEDMPSSHDEFKEKIQGLSVRKTIEGLDKMKGLPSRGNVEPGDIPSLSDLNLNQPVAMSKEGWLAPNTPQVGGETEALHRLKTYAAECRAQRPNTTNNGAQSSIYGATFSNKISPWLTTGCISPRSVFDELNKTVSRKNDGGYDTGTNWVMFELLWRDFFRFITKKCNSTKKQQPNPSPATASTAALA encoded by the exons ATGGATCGCAGCTCCAACGTGATCGAAAATTCCGAACCCAACTCATCGGAGGATCGAACGCCGGCCGTTCCAGTTCACTCGACGCAACTCGCCGTCGCTTCTCTCGCTCTGTCTCAGTCAACGGCCAGTTTTCTCGACCAAACCAAATTTTCTGGGTTGTTTTCTCGGCGGCCTAAGAGGGATGAAGTTCCCACTCAAGCTTTTTCGCTTTCTCGCTTACCCATTTCCTGTTCTTCTCTCTGCCCcccaaaaatctctctcaaaTCCACCATTTCTGCGAATCCACTTCAAATCCCTTTTTCTTTAGGCCCTCGCCGCCCCTCACAGCCCTCCAATGGCGCCGGATTTCGTCGAGCTACCATCGTTTGGTTCCGTAACGATCTACGGCTCCACGATAACGAATGCCTAAACTCCGCTAATAACGATTCCATGTCCGTCTTGCCTGTTTACTGTTTCGATCCGAGAAATTACGGTAAATCGTCGTCAGCCACGTTTGTGATTGAATCTGTCTCGGATTTGCGGAAGAATCTCCAGGCGAGAGGCTCTAATCTTGTTGTTCGAATTGGGAAACCTGAAACTGTTCTTGTTGAATTGGCTAAGGAAATTGGGGCTGATGCAGTGTATGCTCATTACGAGGTTTCGGAGGACGAAATGGAGACAGAGGAGAGGGTTGAGTGTGCGATGAAGGAAGAGAATGTTGAGGTGAAGTACTTTTGGGGAAGCACTTTGTATCATATTGATGATATTCCGTTTAAAATAGAGGATATGCCGTCGAGCCATGATgaatttaaagagaaaattcaaggattAAGTGTGAGGAAGACGATTGAAGGTTTGGATAAGATGAAGGGCTTGCCTTCTCGTGGTAATGTTGAGCCAGGGGACATTCCTTCTTTGtctgatttgaatctcaatcaaCCTGTGGCTATGTCTAag GAAGGATGGCTAGCTCCTAATACTCCTCAAGTGGGAGGGGAGACTGAAGCACTTCATAGGCTTAAAACATATGCAGCTGAGTGCCGAGCCCAACGACCGAACACGACGAACAACGGTGCTCAAAGTAGCATATATGGTGCTAccttttcaaacaaaatctcTCCATGGCTAACCACGGGTTGCATTTCACCTCGCTCGGTGTTCGACGAGTTAAACAAAACTGTTTCCAG GAAGAATGATGGTGGCTATGACACTGGAACAAACTGGGTGATGTTTGAGTTGTTATGGAGGGACTTCTTCAG ATTCATTACCAAGAAATGCAATTCAACAAAGAAACAACAGCCTAATCCTTCTCCAGCCACGGCTTCCACGGCCGCCCTTGCCTAG
- the LOC111807482 gene encoding 60S ribosomal protein L22-2-like — protein MSRGAAASGGPKGKKKGVTFVIDCAKPVEDKIMDIASLEKFLLERIKVGGKAGALGDAVTVTRDKNKITVNSDSNFSKRYLKYLTKKYLKKHNVRDWLRVIASNKDRNVYELRYFNIAENEGEEED, from the exons ATGAGCCGTGGAGCAGCCGCATCCGGTGGcccgaaggggaagaagaagggcGTGACCTTCGTTATCGATTGTGCGAAGCCAGTCGAGGACAAGATTATGGACATCGCTTCCTTGGAGAAGTTTCTTCTCGAGAGGATCAAGGTCGGCGGCAAAGCTGGGGCACTTGGTGACGCTGTCACCGTTACACGTGACAAAAACAAGATCACCGTCAACTCCGATAGCAACTTCTCTAAGAG GTATCTTAAGTACTTGACTAAGAAGTATTTGAAGAAGCACAACGTTAGAGATTGGCTTCGGGTTATTGCTTCGAACAAGGACCGCAACGTCTATGAATTGAGGTACTTCAACATTGCCGAGAACGAGGGCGAGGAAGAAGACTGA
- the LOC111807483 gene encoding outer envelope pore protein 16-4, chloroplastic-like isoform X1: MEDELNGVVPCSSLAVESTIRVGTAGALWGLCMGPYNSRKNGLSGVDHAAFVVSYTCYFVLISDYLDEMVALWRLSDLKVSLWSIFQAKSVGKNGFQCAKQIDCGCGRRSCNCYKD, encoded by the exons ATGGAAGACGAGCTCAACGGCGTCGTTCCATGTTCTTCCCTCGCCGTCGAATCCACCATTCGCGTCGGAACG GCCGGCGCTCTATGGGGCTTGTGTATGGGTCCGTACAATTCTCGTAAAAATG GCCTCAGTGGCGTCGACCATGCTGCTTTCGTGGTATCATATACTtgctattttgttttgatttccGATTATTTGGATGAGATGGTAGCATTGTGGCGTTTGTCCGATTTGAAAGTGTCTTTGTGGTCTATTTTTCAGGCGAAGTCTGTTGGAAAGAACGGCTTTCAATGTG CTAAACAGATCGATTGCGGGTGCGGTCGCAGGAGCTGCAATTGCTACAAGGACTAG
- the LOC111807483 gene encoding outer envelope pore protein 16-4, chloroplastic-like isoform X2 translates to MEDELNGVVPCSSLAVESTIRVGTAGALWGLCMGPYNSRKNGLSGVDHAAFVAKSVGKNGFQCAKQIDCGCGRRSCNCYKD, encoded by the exons ATGGAAGACGAGCTCAACGGCGTCGTTCCATGTTCTTCCCTCGCCGTCGAATCCACCATTCGCGTCGGAACG GCCGGCGCTCTATGGGGCTTGTGTATGGGTCCGTACAATTCTCGTAAAAATG GCCTCAGTGGCGTCGACCATGCTGCTTTCGTG GCGAAGTCTGTTGGAAAGAACGGCTTTCAATGTG CTAAACAGATCGATTGCGGGTGCGGTCGCAGGAGCTGCAATTGCTACAAGGACTAG
- the LOC111807480 gene encoding pectinesterase inhibitor 6-like, translating into MLRAPSSRASIAIIFALISILPWPTHSAKKSYVQEACSVTQHQDLCIQLLTPFSSSAKRSPTKWARAAVSVTISEAKTVARFLGRVKNNKRLMGRNRAAVSDCVEVFEAAIDELHRSLGVLRRLSKRNFDAQMGDLNTWVSAALTNEDTCVDGFGGESGKVVNLIRNRAVKAGYITSNALALISKLAASGFQTVLPRNSKRRQ; encoded by the coding sequence ATGTTGCGTGCACCCAGTTCGAGAGCATCAATCGCAATCATTTTTGCCCTCATCTCTATTCTCCCATGGCCGACACACTCCGCCAAAAAGAGCTATGTCCAAGAAGCCTGCAGCGTAACACAACACCAAGATCTCTGTATCCAATTACTGACGCCATTTTCAAGCAGCGCCAAGCGAAGCCCCACGAAATGGGCGCGAGCGGCCGTGTCGGTGACAATATCAGAGGCTAAAACCGTGGCGCGATTCCTGGGGAGGGTGAAGAACAACAAGCGGCTCATGGGGAGAAACAGGGCCGCAGTTTCCGACTGTGTGGAGGTCTTCGAAGCCGCCATTGATGAGCTCCATAGGTCACTTGGGGTTCTTAGAAGACTAAGTAAGAGGAATTTTGACGCCCAAATGGGGGATCTCAATACGTGGGTTAGCGCAGCGCTGACCAATGAAGATACTTGCGTGGATGGATTTGGAGGGGAAAGTGGAAAAGTAGTGAATTTGATAAGGAATCGCGCGGTGAAGGCTGGTTATATTACAAGTAATGCACTCGCCTTGATTTCCAAACTGGCTGCCTCGGGCTTCCAAACTGTACTGCCCCGAAACAGTAAGAGAAGACAGTAA
- the LOC111806774 gene encoding serine/arginine-rich-splicing factor SR34-like, protein MSSRASRTVYVGNLPGDIREKEVEDLFYKYGRIAHIDLKVPPRPPGYAFVEFEDAEDAQDAIRGRDGYDFDGHRLRVELAHGGRGHSSSSDRYSSHGSSRGGRGVSRRSDFRVLVTGLPSSASWQDLKDHMRRAGDVCFSQVFRDGSGTTGIVDYTNYDDMKYAIKKLDDSEFRNAFSRSYVRVREYDSKRDSSKSPSRGRSYSRGRSYSRSRSRGRSRSKSRSRSKSPKGKSSQRSPVKSRSRSASPARSRSKSSALSGSRSRSRSPAPNREKRTSKSPKRREASKSPSRSRSRSRSRSKSKSKSKSPSR, encoded by the exons ATGAGCAGCCGTGCCAGCAGAACAGTCTATGTTGGCAATCTCCCGGGTGATATACGTGAAAAAGAAGTGGAAGATTTATTTTACAAG TATGGTCGCATAGCCCACATTGATCTCAAGGTTCCACCAAGGCCTCCTGGTTATGCATTTGTTGAG TTCGAAGATGCAGAAGATGCTCAAGATGCAATTCGTGGTCGCGATGGCTATGATTTTGATGGCCATAGGTTGCGC gTGGAACTTGCTCATGGTGGTCGTGGTCATTCATCATCTAGTGATCGTTATAGTAGTCATGGAAGCAGCCGAGGTGGGCGTGGAGTATCTCGACGTTCTGACTTTCGTG TATTAGTCACAGGATTACCTTCTTCTGCTTCGTGGCAAGACTTAAAG GATCACATGCGGAGAGCTGGGGATGTTTGTTTCTCCCAAGTGTTCCGTGATGGTAGTG GAACCACAGGGATTGTGGATTACACCAACTATGATGACATGAAATATGCA ATTAAAAAACTGGATGACTCTGAGTTCCGTAATGCATTTTCCCGGTCTTATGTTCGT gtGAGGGAATATGATTCAAAGAGAGATTCATCCAAGAGTCCTAGTCGTGGGCGGTCATACTCTAGAGGGCGGAGTTATAGTCGCAGTCGTAGTAGAGGTCGAAGTAGGAGCAAGAGTCGCAGTAGGAG CAAGTCTCCTAAGGGTAAATCTTCCCAGCGGTCACCTGTAAAATCCCGATCAAGGTCTGCTTCCCCTGCTCGTTCACGATCAAAGTCATCAGCTCTTTCAGG ATCGCGATCAAGATCCAGGTCTCCGGCACCTAAT CGTGAGAAACGTACTAgtaaaagtccaaaaaggcgTGAAGCAAGCAAAAGCCCTAGCAGGAGCAGAAGCAGGAGCCGAAGCAGGAGCAAAAGCAAGAGCAAGAGCAAGAGTCCTTCCCG GTGA
- the LOC111806776 gene encoding universal stress protein PHOS34-like, giving the protein MAATEKPVMVIGIDDSEYSIAALEWTLDHFSSAIYPPPFKIIVVHAKPIPETFVGVAGPGMVFGSEPGLYQVLDQNLKRKAARIIEKAREICAAKSVSEVKFEVEEGDARYVLCKAVSKHNASMLVVGSHGYGAIKRALLGSVSDYCAHNAPCTVTIVKPKTGA; this is encoded by the exons ATGGCGGCGACGGAGAAGCCAGTGATGGTGATCGGCATCGACGACAGCGAATACTCAATCGCCGCTCTGGAGTGGACACTAGATCACTTCTCTTCAGCCATATATCCTCCTCCTTTCAAGATCATCGTTGTCCACGCCAAACCGATTCCCGAAACCTTCGTCGGAGTCGCCGGACCGGGAA TGGTTTTTGGATCGGAACCTGGATTGTACCAAGTTTTGGACCAGAATTTGAAGAGGAAGGCCGCCAGAATCATCGAGAAAGCGAGAGAGATCTGCGCTGCTAAATCG GTGAGTGAAGTGAAGTTTGAGGTGGAAGAAGGAGATGCTAGGTATGTACTGTGCAAGGCGGTTAGTAAGCACAATGCTTCAATGCTGGTGGTGGGAAGCCATGGCTATGGAGCCATTAAGAG GGCTTTGTTAGGGAGTGTAAGTGATTATTGCGCGCATAATGCTCCATGCACTGTCACAATAGTGAAGCCTAAAACTGGCGCCTGA
- the LOC111806775 gene encoding universal stress protein A-like protein, with product MATAEKPVMVIGVDDSEYATYALEWTLDHFFSSTVNPPFKLVVVYAKPFPDVFIGVGGPGMIVGSAGSYQFLNDDLKKKAALIIATARGICESKLVNDAKFEVDEGDARYVLCQAVDKHRASMLVVGSHGYGAVKRAFLGSVSDYCAHQASCTVMIVKKLNPKVESQEQK from the exons ATGGCGACAGCGGAGAAGCCAGTGATGGTGATTGGAGTCGACGACAGCGAATACGCAACCTACGCTCTAGAATGGACACTCGACCACTTCTTCTCTTCAACAGTAAATCCTCCGTTCAAGCTTGTTGTCGTCTACGCCAAACCGTTTCCCGACGTCTTTATCGGAGTCGGCGGACCTGGAA TGATTGTAGGATCTGCTGGAAGTTACCAGTTTCTGAACGatgatttgaagaagaaagctgCGTTGATCATCGCAACTGCGAGAGGAATCTGTGAATCCAAATTG GTGAATGATGCAAAATTCGAGGTGGATGAAGGAGATGCTAGGTATGTGCTGTGTCAGGCGGTGGATAAGCATAGGGCTTCAATGCTTGTGGTGGGAAGCCATGGCTATGGAGCTGTAAAGAG GGCGTTCTTGGGGAGTGTGAGTGACTATTGTGCTCATCAAGCTTCATGTACCGTCATGATCGTCAAGAAGCTGAACCCCAAGGTTGAatcacaagaacaaaaatag
- the LOC111807528 gene encoding uncharacterized protein LOC111807528, with protein MAVEAAKPVMVIGIDDSEHAVAALEWTLDKIFSRTGRLQPFKLVVVHVKPSPDVFVGVSGPGRIAGSVETYQALDDDLKRKAARTIELAREICAAKSVFDGEFEVEEGDARYVLCEAANKHRASVLVVGSRGHGAIKRALMGSVSDYCAHQAPCSVMIVKMKERSNKNSA; from the exons ATGGCGGTAGAGGCAGCGAAGCCAGTGATGGTGATCGGAATCGACGACAGCGAACACGCAGTTGCCGCTCTGGAGTGGACATTGGACAAAATTTTTTCTCGAACAGGACGATTACAACCGTTTAAGCTCGTCGTTGTTCATGTCAAACCATCTCCCGACGTCTTCGTCGGCGTCTCCGGACCAGGAA GAATTGCAGGATCGGTTGAAACCTACCAAGCTCTGGATGATGATTTGAAGAGAAAAGCTGCGAGAACTATCGAACTTGCCAGAGAAATTTGCGCTGCGAAATCG GTTTTTGATGGTGAATTCGAGGTTGAAGAAGGAGATGCAAGGTATGTACTGTGCGAGGCGGCTAATAAGCACCGGGCTTCAGTGCTTGTAGTAGGAAGCCGTGGCCATGGAGCTATTAAACG TGCTTTGATGGGAAGTGTGAGTGACTATTGCGCACATCAAGCACCTTGCAGTGTCATGATTGTGAAGATGAAGGAGCGTAGCAACAAAAACAGTGCTTAA